CTAATAGTGCAACCTATGGTGGAAATCTGGCATTTCATAATACTCTAAATGCGACTAAAGCAGTATATGAGATCAAAGGTTGTGCTACATTATAAAGATACCACTACAAGTGGTAAGGAGAAATATAATTTCACAAGTAAATAGTCCTGCATCGTTAAATATTTCTCCTACAACTGGAGAATAGCATGGTGCTTTCTATCCGAAGACCCAATCAAACTAATTACAAATGAAAGAAACTGCTCTAAATTATTAGAGAAATTTCTTTAATTATAAAATTAAATATTCTTAATTTTGCAAATCAGGAAGATATTGCAGCAATAAATTTTTCTGTTATTTCTAGAGGCCTAGTAATAGCTCCTCCCACAACGACACACCAAGCTCCAAATTCTAAGCATTTCCGTGCTTTTTCTGGAGTATCAATATTGCCTTCAGCAATCACTGGTTTGGAACTTAACTTTACCACCTGTTTAAAATAATCAAAATCATTATCAGCAATATTACAGTTTTTTGTGTAATCGGTATAACCATAAAGCGTTGTACCAATACAATCACAATATTCCATTGCTAAAAGTACATCTTCTTCATCAGCACAATCTCCCATAATTAGAACATTCGGAAATGTTTCCTTTATAACTTGTAAAAATTCTTGAGTAGTTAATCCGTCGGGACGGATACGGCGGGTTGTATCAACAGCAAGAATATCTACATTAATA
The window above is part of the Brevinema andersonii genome. Proteins encoded here:
- a CDS encoding N-acetylmannosamine-6-phosphate 2-epimerase, whose protein sequence is MNVLDSLKGGLVVSCQALPHEPLHSSFIMSKMALAAVLGGAKGIRANTVEDIEAIRKEVNVPIIGIIKQEYDNNPIFITPTLKEVTALVNINVDILAVDTTRRIRPDGLTTQEFLQVIKETFPNVLIMGDCADEEDVLLAMEYCDCIGTTLYGYTDYTKNCNIADNDFDYFKQVVKLSSKPVIAEGNIDTPEKARKCLEFGAWCVVVGGAITRPLEITEKFIAAISS